The Coffea arabica cultivar ET-39 chromosome 3c, Coffea Arabica ET-39 HiFi, whole genome shotgun sequence genome contains a region encoding:
- the LOC140037805 gene encoding uncharacterized protein has protein sequence MVNGAAHGFFKSFRELRQGDPLSPALFVIGAEVLSRGLNNLAIQPSFLGFTVSQGCSGVTHLAFADDVLILTNGSTTALRRVMRVLDAYQRSSGQMLNVQKSGYLVHPSLSVARRRVIERITGFSRQAFPTRYLGFPLYIGRCKTSYFAEVCQKVLGKILFWKSKFLSSGGRLTLIKHVLSAIPIHLLSAAVMPKAVFRIIERACSNFLWGSSSEGFRYHWMGWSKLCLPPEEGGVGFRRLRDVYTAFSYKLWWQFRTGSSLWTTFMCAKYCRGLHPCQAERNPFASATWRRMQDVLPMDITAVVLSKSAPAEQSADEVVWMLARSGKFSLASAYQEFSSVHAGRLASWWLASPRLKRRQAIYHILPSLICRHLWKARNRAVFEGIQPQSSSICQAIFRETKVLLEGQLKERVEARSFLWLCEWASQSRGSFGFKLVYWKPAIEGEFTLNTDGCSKGNPGLGGGRGGVLRDTAGRPLCPWHIRGEVRQIWNLVRDPSRFSHCFREANKVADALANVGVAHPHQVVQLYEHWSDCPRLARGGVSLYSMGFPSLRTVRNP, from the exons ATGGTCAATGGGGCAGCACACGGCTTTTTCAAGTCTTTCAGGGAACTCCGTCAGGGGGACCCGCTCTCCCCTGCACTATTTGTTATAGGAGCAGAGGTTCTCTCAAGAGGGTTGAATAATCTGGCGATCCAGCCGTCATTTTTGGGATTTACGGTATCCCAGGGTTGCTCGGGGGTAACCCACTTAGCGTTTGCAGATGATGTGTTAATTCTTACTAATGGATCCACGACAGCTCTTCGTCGTGTTATGAGGGTACTGGATGCGTATCAGCGGTCTTCCGGTCAAATGCTCAACGTTCAAAAGAGTGGTTATTTGGTCCACCCGTCCCTGTCCGTGGCCCGTCGTAGGGTAATTGAGCGGATTACGGGGTTCTCGCGGCAGGCATTTCCCACTCGCTACTTAGGTTTCCCCTTGTACATTGGCAGGTGCAAGACGAGCTATTTTGCGGAGGTGTGTCAAAAGGTGCTGGGGAAAATCTTGTTTTGGAAGTCAAAGTTTTTATCTTCAGGGGGGAGGCTCACTCTGATCAAGCATGTTCTTTCCGCTATTCCAATCCATTTGCTTTCTGCTGCAGTGATGCCCAAAGCAGTGTTTAGAATCATAGAGAGAGCTTGTTCCAACTTTTTATGGGGTTCGTCGTCGGAGGGCTTCAGGTACCATTGGATGGGTTGGAGTAAACTGTGTCTTCCACCCGAGGAAGGAGGTGTGGGGTTTCGAAGGCTCAGGGATGTATATACAGCTTTTTCATACAAGCTATGGTGGCAGTTTCGGACAGGGTCGTCTCTCTGGACTACCTTCATGTGCGCAAAGTATTGTCGGGGACTTCATCCTTGCCAGGCGGAGCGAAACCCATTTGCTTCAGCAACTTGGAGGCGGATGCAGGAT GTGCTTCCAATGGATATTACTGCTGTGGTGCTGAGTAAGTCGGCTCCTGCTGAACAGAGTGCGGACGAGGTAGTATGGATGCTGGCAAGGTCTGGCAAGTTCTCCTTAGCCTCTGCCTATCAGGAG TTCAGTTCTGTACATGCGGGCCGCCTCGCTTCTTGGTGGTTGGCCTCGCCCAGATTGAAGAGACGGCAGGCTATCTACCATATTCTCCCGAGCCTTATCTGCCGGCATCTTTGGAAGGCAAGGAATCGTGCAGTTTTTGAAGGTATTCAGCCGCAATCCAGTTCCATTTGTCAGGCTATCTTTCGGGAGACTAAGGTTTTGCTTGAAGGTCAGCTCAAAGAGCGGGTTGAGGCCCGGTCATTCTTGTGGTTGTGTGAATGGGCATCTCAGTCACGTGGGAGTTTTGGTTTTAAATTGGTTTATTGGAAACCAGCTATAGAGGGGGAGTTCACCCTGAACACGGATGGCTGCTCCAAGGGTAATCCTGGGCTAGGCGGGGGGAGGGGTGGGGTTTTACGGGACACTGCGGGGCGACCTTTG TGTCCTTGGCATATTCGTGGGGAGGTCCGGCAGATTTGGAACCTGGTTAGGGACCCGTCTAGATTCTCTCATTGCTTCAGGGAGGCTAACAAGGTAGCAGATGCTTTGGCTAATGTAGGGGTAGCCCACCCTCATCAAGTTGTTCAGCTCTATGAGCACTGGAGTGACTGCCCGCGGCTGGCCCGTGGAGGAGTTAGCCTCTATAGCATGGGGTTCCCTTCCCTTAGGACGGTGCGAAACCCCTAA